A window of Geotrypetes seraphini chromosome 16, aGeoSer1.1, whole genome shotgun sequence genomic DNA:
aactaaagtacctggagggtaatagagaagtgaaaagtagagttagaggaaaaataaaaataaaataaacattttaacaagacagcattgatctaaatactttggaaggtagaagagaggagagaaaggaatagaagcagaaggggaagccgttgaacagtagaattctggagaaatttaaatgatagaaatagaacaaaacaaagacaaaaggcaaaacaatagataagattaaagataaatcataagctggaaagaaaaataaaataaaactttgtcttcaatccacggtttcagcggaatccccaaagagtagcaagattccagaatctcaaagagtaagcaagattccggaaccccaaatagtagaaaGATTCtgtgcagaatccccaaagagtagcaagattccagaatctcaaagagtaagcaagattccggaacaacAAATAGTAgcacattccatgcggaatccccaaagagtagcaagattccagaatctcaaagagtaagcaagattccggaaccccaaatagtagaaaGATTCcgtgcagaatccccaaagaatagcaagattccagaatctcaaagagtaagcaagattccggaacaacAAATAGTAgcacattccatgcggaatccccaaagagtagcaagattccagaatctcaaagagtaagcaagattccggaacaccaAATAGTAgcacattccatgcggaatccccaaagagtagcaagattccagaatctcaaagagtaagcaagattccagaaccccaaatagtagaaagattccatgcagaatccccaaagagtagcaagattccagaatctcaaagagtaagcaagattctggatatccaaatagtagcaacattctgtgtggaatccccaaagagtagcaagattccagaacctcaaagagtaagcaagattccagaatctcaaagagtaagcaagattctggaactccaaataatagcaagattccatgcggaaaccccaaagagtagcaagattccagaatctcaaagagtaagcaagattctggaacaccaaatagtagcaacattctatgcggaatccccaaagagtagcaagattccagaatctcaaagagtaagcaagattctggaactccaaataatagcaacattccagaaccccaaatagtagcaacattccatgcggaatccccaaagagtagcaagattccagaatctcaaagaataagcaagattctggatatccaaataatagcaacattccatgcggaatccccaaagggtagcaagattccagaatctcaaagaataagcaagattccagaaccccaaatagtaacaacattccaatctcaaagaataagcaagattccagaaccccaaatagtaacaacattccatgcggaatccccaaagggtagcaagatcccaggaatctcaaagaacaagcaagattccagaaccccaaagagtggaaacattccatgtgaaatccccagagagtagcaagattccatactaccaatccaggacaagcaatggcttcccccatgtctgtctcaatagcagactatgaacttctCCTCCAGGAACCTGCCCTAACCTTTCTTAAACTCAGCTACGCTTACCGCTGTTACCGCATCctttggcaacgtgttccagaacttaactattttctgagtgaaaaaaatattcctcctattgtttttaaaagtatttccccataaCTTCATCGAGAGCCTTTGTAACTTTTGATGTTTCCACAGTTTTCGCTTTAACGTTGGAGTTATGAGCATCGAGGCCATGGACAGCTATGTCCCTCCGTGGGGAATAGAAACCCTCTTTGTAGCAAGCCTGAGGAGAACGTCAGTGTGTTGTGCTTTGTGTCAAAATGAAATGATCAACAAATGATTTTGGATAACAGGATTACTACTAGTTAGGGGTGTTGGCAGCTTGCTGCTACCACTCTTGACAGCTCTGTTGAAGCACTTGGACCCCCAGCAATGAATTTGTTGACAGTTCAAGTGAGTGAGACTGTGCAGCCGTTTTCTGACAACTTGTATTTGAGCTCCGCATCCTGGCCTCTCATCTGTTCTTCTTTAAAATATCTTCCTGtcaaacttttttcttttttttatttgtgatCCTGCACTCGGCTCTTTGTGGAGCCTTAAGCCAGCTCtggtttggaaccatttgtgGAAAGCAATTTCCGTGGCTCTGGCTGGTCCAAGCTTTGTTCAGGGAGGTACTGAGAGACCACTGTGGACTTTTCGCTCTCTTTCTTTCATCAGTTCACAAAACCTGAGACAATAGCTGGTTACTGGAACTGTTATTTGAGGAATCTGTGTGGTTAATCCAGTGTTTCTGATGCAACTAATAAAAGCCTCATTTCAGGACATAAACAACGCTGGCTGGAAATAAAAGGGGAGTTTGGAAAGTTCAGTAAAAAATGAAGGatctcttttattaagccacggtagaggtttttaccatggccCGGAGCGCTATATGCTCCAACACTGAtccaacgcttataggaattctatgagtgtcagagcacttaGCACgccaggctgcggtagaaacctcaaccacagcttagtaagaggtgggggggggggggtgagttaaacaaatatttaaaaacagtTATATTTCTCAatatagtctccattgagggctatacactggaaaatgacacggggaccatttactgcagtaaaccgtggtcaccgcagtaaatccacaggaatggagacaagaCCTTTTAACGCCCCGTGGGAGttgtgaaaagtcttgctcctgtggtaaaaaaaaattgcgcccatgtCAGACTTGACATCTCCTCCCCGGCTCCTCTTGAGTCTATTTTACCtttaggagccagccatgccacgatgaagacagaaggaacccaaaaccaaagcctgagaccaatgtgatttgacgaataaaattactagacaacaaaaggcagaaaaaaaatgtattttatattttgtgattagaatatttcagatttgaaatatgtatcctgttagAACTGGTATTAGACACaactgggaaccgcaaagcccaagctgtgcttctttagcttccagctggcttagggctctctctctgaccagggggcagttgccctagttgccctcccctaacactattcctgccatgtgtgacttaagtattctgttagcttgacttttctatgtagcattctgtagtaatttggtttgttcagttttcacaatagtggaggggataattgtgaaagggaggggagacaggggttttgttgatccttgctcggTACTATTTGTGTTTAtataatgacaattgtacagaatattatctctttttatactttaataaaataagttcagtataaaatcataactattcaaggcttgtgcgggtgGTTATCTGACAGGGTggagatggggactgagctcgtggggacagggcagggatggggacgagctcacggggacggggtgggaatggaaaacaaatttttaaaacatatttctttAACTTGATTTTATCctgaacttttcaaaccaccctcgcaGGTCTTCACTTAATGGCATTGCCTCTCCCCTTTGTATTTTTATAACATTTAACATATATGTAGAGAAAACTTTTGAATGATTGTAACcccctctctttctcatcccttgGGTTTTAATGACATCCTGGAGTCTGAGGAAGTTTTCTAAGTCTCCCTTATGCTCCCTGATTGCAATAACCACTCCCATGCTTCCTTGGCCGAGAAAGCTGCAGGAATAGTCAAAAGGTTGGATAAACTTGGATTTAatgccccccctcaaaaaaataaaagaccgGCACATCATGCATTTGGGGGAACTGAAATCGGAGCATGCAGAAACCAATGTGTATCTTTCGAAGATGTTCGAAGTTCACATGAAGGAAATCCAATTCAAGGGAATAAGAGGATGTAATATCTGCTCCAAGGGATGAATGTAGGAAAAAAATCCTGAAATATTTGTTCATAGAAAGCCGAAAGAAGCATGGAACCTCCCTCCTGGAGTGAGTGGTGATGATTAAAACATAAATGGACTTCTGGGGGCAATTTGAAAAAGTTTAATCCTGCATAAAACCTGGTTAATATGCAGAGAAGggctgttggggggaggggtttacaatgattatctgcaggtactttctctgtccttagtgggCTCAGAGGGTTTAAGTGACTATAAGGACTTGAAACCAGCTCCCCAGGATCTCACCCCACTGCACTAGACAACTAGATGTGAATAAGCCCCTTCATTCCTTAACATGTCACCTAAAGTCAACCAATGCTGTTCTATCTACTGCAGCCATGTGGATGACCATTACGAGACTCTAATTGCATGCAAAACATGTGGCTTCTTAGTTTCCCCAAGCATGCGTGCCATTGAAACCAGCTCAATTCTCTGTAAGTTGTATGTCATTGATCCTGtagctgggctcctggggaggacaggcttaaataaactaaactaaactaaacctctcCACAATGGTAGAGCTCGGCAAGGTTTACAAGAGTtaggagagaaaggaactccaatgaagattAAAGGATAAAGTGAGAAGAATATTTGGAGGGCTTAGTAAGCCAGAGAAGGCGGAAGTATtatcttcagatgtttgcggaagagttggagagagctcaggttccgaagaggggaggaaaggttgttccagagctcggtgaatctgaaggggagggaggtccctagttttcctgcatgggaaatgccttttaatgaagggaaggatagtttgagtttgtgggtggGTCtagtggtattaggatttgaggagttccaagaaagtgggataaagggagggaggatgccgtgaaggattttgaaggttagagaggcgcatttaaagtggaccctggcgtttattggaagccagtgaagcttggacagagcggtgagacatggtcgaatttactttttgcgaagataagcatAGCCGTGGTattctgaatctgctggagtCATTGAAAGGTTTTTCTTGGTAAGGCTTAGGTAGattgagttgcaatagtccaatctggagaggatgatggattggacaaggacggtaaaatgtttttgatggaagcaggatctaactttcctcagcatgtgaaggctgaaaaagcatttttttgccaaggaattgaggtggccGTTGAAGGACaaagtagaatcaatgatgatgcccaaaacattgcttgagaactcaagctgcagagtggagccagaggatagtgggatggaggtgggtagttcTATAACTTTAGTTTACAACTTGCTTAGCATGTaaatgtatgggggggggggcagcacatGGGTGTGTCCATTATACATGCCGATTATTGAATACTGTTAGGTGTGCACTAAATTGATATATTTGGCACTCACATTTATACTTGTGATTTATTTttgtacatgatggcagataaaggccgaatggctcATCCAGTCGGCTCATCCATCACATCCACtacttcctcctctccctataggctaatgTCTCTTAACActtgtattgtgaggtcatagagctttatggttctagaaacatgacggcagataaaggccaaatggcccatccagtctgcccatccgtcgcatccactacctcctcttctccctattggctaaagctcttaacacttgcattgtgaggtgatagagctttatggttatggttgtttctatgtttaaaagtTCTATCACCTCCTAAACTGCCATGATGTAAAGGGTATGTCTAAATGTTGGCACTTAAACGCTGACTTgggctagtattctgtaatggaccATGGGTGCCCAGGGCTCTTTATACAGTTTGTGCTGTGCACTAAATCTTGGCACCAAACATTTGGCACCTTTTGTAGAATTGTTCCCCAAAAGGTACATGTACAGAAATTGCATCCTTACTTTCACATGATCTGTGTGTAGGTGTTCCAGGAGATGCAATTTTGGGTTGTAATGTATGCATGTACTTTTAAACTAGATGAGTACACACACAGAGAACATGTGTGCATCTGTACCAGATCAGGTGTTATGAAGCAGGTTTGAAATATGCACTTTGGTGGACTTCTCACATATACACCCTGTTATAAAAACAAGCCCTAGAGGGTGTGGGATAAGCCCTGAAGATTTCTGGTTGCTAAAGGTGAGGAGAGCAGAAGCTGAGAAGGTTAATATGAAAGGTTAGTtctcctagggcaggggtaggcaattcaggttttcaagatatccacaataaatatattgatatatagatttgcatctcaaggaggcagtgcatgcagatccatctcgtacatattcattgtggatatcctgacctgacctgacctggctctgactctcggggaccggaattgcctacccctgtcctaggagaTAACAAGATCCCCGTTGCCTTTCTAGATGGTTCCCTGACACCCCCCAACCTGCTGTACTGACCCAGCCAGTTAGTCCAACTTGAGAGCTGGGGATTTAAATCTGCAACCTGGCAGCTCCCATCTCTCATCAGGGAGCCTTTGTGTCTGGCTTTAGCTGTACATCCTCTATCGTTCTCCTGTCTTTTTCTCCCAGTCCATATTTTTTGCTGTTTCAAGTGTGGCCCCTgaactgaaaattaataaatccaGTCCCAGATGACGGTGTCACTGCCCTTTGAACTCCTGAACTGACTATAAGGGATAGTGAATTATATTTCACCTCTGTTTTTTCAAATCATGTAATAACCCGTCACTAACGTTTGAAATTAAACATTTctaatgtttttatatattttttctagaCCACCCCCTACTGTCAGAATGATGCAGGTCCACGGTCTACTTCGGGCACTGTTTTTGGCATGCCTGGTGTGCTCTGACGCACAGGTTGATAATCCCGCATCTTCCAGCAAGTGCTCCTACACGTTCATCGTCCCTCAGAAGAAAATAACGGGGGCCGTCTGTGTGAGTGCCCGGTACCAGGAAGTGGCCCCTGCAGTGAACCAGAGCGAGCTCTGGGAGCTGAGGGATGAACTGAAGAGACAGCTCTTCCAGATTGGACAGCTGAAGCGGGCAGTGGAGGCGGACGGTGCCATTGTTGGTGAGATCAAGTTCATGCGCAAGGAGAATCGCACCATGAGCATCCGAATGAGTCAGCTCTATGCCCAGCTGCTTCACGAGATCATCCAGAGCAAGGACAGCCCATCCACAGCGAGCCAGATGGAGGGCAGGCTCCTGAACGCCACAGCTGAGGTTCTGGAGATTGCAGCCCAGTACCGGGACCTACAAGAGAAGTACGGGCAGCTGGCTTCTCTGATTAACAACCAAAGCTTAGCTATAGCTCGGCTGGAAAGAGAGTGCCAGCGCAGTGCCAATGGCCGACGTATGGACCAGGTGGGGCTCCCAGTGAGCAGTCACACACAGCCTCCATTCTTACTCCTTCCCCTCCGTTGCATACACTTCCATCCTCACTCCTTCCCCTCCATTGCACAGAGCCTCCATCCTCACTCCTTCCCCTCCATTGCTCACAGCTTCCATCCTCACTCCTTCCCCTCTGTTGCACACAGCCTCCATCTTTACTTCTTCCTCATCATTACACACAGCCTCCATTCTTATTCCTTCCCCTCTGTTGTACACACCTCCATCCTTACTCCTTCCCCTCCGTTGCACACAGCCTCCATCTTCACTCCTTCCCACTCCGTTGCACACAGCCTCCTTTCTCACTCCTTTCCCTCCACTGCTTACAGCTTCTCTCCTGTCTTTTCATCTGGTTCTCATCAAGAAGCTGTCACTCATAGCCTCATTCCCTCTAGCTCTTTTCAGGGAACCATTTCTCCTCAGTCCTTTCTGTCATGTTGCTGTCTGGCGTTCCTAATTCATGGTCACTCTCAATTCTTAACCCCTGAATCAGGCTCTGATCAGGGAGCCATCAAATATGACCTATCTCCTCCTCTTGTAAAATCTTGATATTGCATGCAGCCCCCGAGATTTGACTATTTCACAGTTTTTAACCAGTAGGCCAGGTTTTCCCTCCTCCTCTGAATTCTGTAGAGTGAATTTTAGGGTACCTCTTGTGGGGTGTTTGGGGATCTTTTCTACACAGTTGTTTGAAAGATACCCAAGACAGTGACTCTCACCTTCCTTTCAGGGCCCAATCGAGCCACCACTGGTCAACGTAATCCCCTAtgactcaggggtagggaacaccAGTAAGACCCTCTCTGAGGTGCCGAGGAGTCAGGCAGTGGACGGAAGTCCTTCTTCTCAGGACCGGAAGCAGCGTGTCCAGAAGGAGGTGACAATCATGAGATCCTCAGCCAGCACCAAAGGCACAAACTCCTCCGGTGAGTGGCTTCCACAGCTGGGCAGTAGGTAaaagtggtggtggagagggtggGGGAAGAGCTTAGTTCAGTTTGGTGGTTTAACCTGGAATGAGGGATAGATTCCTATTAGAAGCATCCCCCTCCATGGAAAGATGGTCAACAAACAGCATGAAGGACAACTTTGGCTCATCTCGTTAAAGGTAACCTCTCCCTACTTTTCATTGGCCATTTCCATCTAGTCTTTTCCCTGTGAGTTTTCTACCGTCTATCTCGCCACAGGAACATATTCTTCATGGCGTTTCTCCTTACCGTCTGGCTATCCTACACAACCTCCTTTCTTATTCCAATCCAGCTGGCTCTTGTTGGGGAGTAATTCAGCTTTTTTTTGGAGATCACAGGGCTTGCGTGGCCTCTCTCCTTTTATTCTTGCCCATCTGTCACCCATCAGGGACTCATTAAGCATGGTCTCTGTCCTTCTTACTTTCAGTGGGAAGCTAGCAGGTAGGCTGGCTGTTCTTCTTGGGGGGTCTCCCATCTGTCTCTCCTCAGGGTGCTATCACAGGGGGCGTTTCTCCTAGTCCATCTCTTATCAGGGAATCATCATGCCTAGTCTTGGGAAATTCCCTGGTGGCCGTCTGTATTTCTTGCCCCATAAGGGTAATTCTCTATAGCTCGCCTAAAGTTAGCCGCCAGGATGATGCATATTTGATTGCACCCACTTGAATGGACTTTGCGCCCCTAAGCAGATAAACCAATATAATAAACCTGAGCCTCTATTAAGCACGAATACTATGACTGTAATTATGCA
This region includes:
- the ANGPTL6 gene encoding angiopoietin-related protein 6 isoform X1 — protein: MARKKEGFWNSVKDFLIRPPPTVRMMQVHGLLRALFLACLVCSDAQVDNPASSSKCSYTFIVPQKKITGAVCVSARYQEVAPAVNQSELWELRDELKRQLFQIGQLKRAVEADGAIVGEIKFMRKENRTMSIRMSQLYAQLLHEIIQSKDSPSTASQMEGRLLNATAEVLEIAAQYRDLQEKYGQLASLINNQSLAIARLERECQRSANGRRMDQGPIEPPLVNVIPYDSGVGNTSKTLSEVPRSQAVDGSPSSQDRKQRVQKEVTIMRSSASTKGTNSSGPWRDCLDALQNGQAAASGLYLVKPEPGNQMMQVWCEQEREGGGWTVIQRRQDGSVNFFTTWEQYKQGFGNIDGEHWLGLENLYWLTSQDNYKLLILLEDWKGRQVQAEYDHFTVGPESDFYRLRLGQYQGNSGDSLSWHANKQFSTLDNDRDAYSGNCAHYQKGGWWYNMCAHSNLNGVWYKGGHYRSRFQDGVYWAEFRGGAYSLKTVLMMVKPNK
- the ANGPTL6 gene encoding angiopoietin-related protein 6 isoform X2, with translation MMQVHGLLRALFLACLVCSDAQVDNPASSSKCSYTFIVPQKKITGAVCVSARYQEVAPAVNQSELWELRDELKRQLFQIGQLKRAVEADGAIVGEIKFMRKENRTMSIRMSQLYAQLLHEIIQSKDSPSTASQMEGRLLNATAEVLEIAAQYRDLQEKYGQLASLINNQSLAIARLERECQRSANGRRMDQGPIEPPLVNVIPYDSGVGNTSKTLSEVPRSQAVDGSPSSQDRKQRVQKEVTIMRSSASTKGTNSSGPWRDCLDALQNGQAAASGLYLVKPEPGNQMMQVWCEQEREGGGWTVIQRRQDGSVNFFTTWEQYKQGFGNIDGEHWLGLENLYWLTSQDNYKLLILLEDWKGRQVQAEYDHFTVGPESDFYRLRLGQYQGNSGDSLSWHANKQFSTLDNDRDAYSGNCAHYQKGGWWYNMCAHSNLNGVWYKGGHYRSRFQDGVYWAEFRGGAYSLKTVLMMVKPNK